The following proteins come from a genomic window of Triticum aestivum cultivar Chinese Spring chromosome 6A, IWGSC CS RefSeq v2.1, whole genome shotgun sequence:
- the LOC123128710 gene encoding protein CYPRO4, with product MGAANSREDLDLTSSSGEEEEEDADEEYDPGSASGAKQRQDDPLRATTPASIEFLDAKLRALDLKYKQPDNAARLYLHVGGASADARWVPAERRATYAFLDKAVAVDDDDYYDDERRGRRSLSSASSRGPRWVLEVDPGRRVSAPVGQELQLKALPGQRRADFAAAGSVWALRFPNDAAFRRFREQYDRCLFENTYGVEATDEGRREVFGADFAAWARPAEADDAVWADAEDDLAPPPAAPARDLLEEFEEEAGDGSGIQSLALGALDNSFLVGGAGIQVVKNFRHGVHGKGVSVRISGGRGGGTSTTSTNYSTPKKALLMRGETNMLLMSPGDTGAPHSNGVHHVDIETGKVVAEWRFEKDGTDITMRDIANDSKSAQLEPSGSTFLGLDDNRLCRWDMRDARGRVQTIGNSDDSPVLHWSQGHQFSRGTNFQCFASTGDGSIVVGSVDGKIRLYSRSSMRMAKTVFPGLGSPITHVDVTYDGKWILGTTDTYLVLICTIFKDKDGKEKTGFSGRMGSRIAAPRLLKLSPLDSILAGNDNKFHGGQFSWVTENGKQEKHLVATVGKFSLIWNFQKVKDSNHHCYRDQEGLKSCYCYKVVLKEESIVDSRFMHENFAGSDSPEAPLVVATPMKVSSFSIASKR from the exons ATGGGCGCCGCCAACAGCCGCGAGGACCTCGAcctcacctcctcctccggcgaggaggaggaggaggacgccgaCGAGGAGTACGACCCCGGGTCCGCCTCCGGGGCCAAGCAGCGTCAGGACGACCCGCTCCGGGCCACCACCCCCGCCTCCATCGAGTTCCTCGACGCCAAGCTCCGGGCCCTCGACCTCAAGTACAAGCAGCCCGACAACGCTGCCCGCCTCTACCTCCACGTCGGCGGCGCCTCCGCCGACGCCCGCTGGGTTCCCGCCGAGCGCCGCGCCACCTACGCCTTCCTCGACAAGGCGGTCGCCGTGGACGACGACGACTACTACGACGACGAGCGCCGCGGCCGTCGCTCCTTGTCCTCGGCCTCCTCGCGGGGGCCCCGGTGGGTCCTCGAGGTGGACCCGGGCCGGCGGGTCTCGGCGCCCGTGGGGCAGGAGCTGCAGCTCAAGGCGCTCCCGGGGCAGCGCCGGGCGGACTTCGCCGCGGCGGGCTCCGTGTGGGCGCTGCGCTTCCCCAACGACGCCGCCTTCCGCCGCTTCCGGGAGCAGTACGACCGGTGCCTCTTCGAGAACACGTACGGGGTGGAGGCCACGGACGAGGGCCGCCGGGAGGTCTTCGGCGCCGACTTCGCCGCCTGGGCGCGCCCCGCCGAGGCCGACGACGCCGTCTGGGCCGACGCGGAGGACGACCTCGCCCCTCCCCCCGCCGCGCCCGCCAGGGACCTGCTCGAGGAgttcgaggaggaggccggcgacggcaGCGGCATCCAGAGCCTCGCGCTCGGCGCGCTCGACAACAGCTTCCTGGTCGGCGGCGCCGGGATTCAGGTGGTCAAGAACTTCCGGCACGGCGTGCACGGCAAGGGCGTGTCGGTCAGGATCTCGGGCGGCCGCGGTGGCGGCACCAGCACCACCAGCACCAACTACTCGACGCCCAAGAAGGCCCTGCTGATGCGCGGCGAGACCAACATGCTGCTGATGAGCCCCGGGGACACCGGCGCGCCGCATTCCAACGGCGTGCACCACGTCGACATCGAGACCGGCAAGGTCGTCGCCGAGTGGCGGTTCGAGAAGGACGGCACCGACATCACGATGCGGGACATCGCCAACGACAGCAAGAGCGCGCAGCTGGAGCCCTCCGGATCAACCTTCCTGGGGCTGGACGACAACCGGCTGTGCAGGTGGGACATGCGCGACGCGAGGGGCAGGGTGCAGACCATCGGCAACTCCGACGACTCGCCGGTGCTGCACTggtcgcagggccaccagttcTCGCGGGGCACCAACTTCCAGTGCTTCGCGAGCACCGGGGATGGCTCGATTGTTGTTGGCTCCGTCGATGGCAAGATCAGGCTCTACTCCAGGAGCTCGATGCGGATGGCCAAGACGGTCTTCCCGGGGCTTGGGTCGCCGATCACGCATGTGGATGTTACTTATGACGGGAAGTGGATCCTGGGCACCACAGACACATACTTGGTTTTGATCTGCACCATCTTCAAGGACAAGGATGGCAAGGAGAAGACCGGGTTCAGTGGGCGTATGGGAAGCAGGATCGCCGCGCCGAGGTTGCTGAAGCTCAGTCCGCTTGATTCAATCTTGGCTGGGAATGACAACAAATTCCATGGTGGACAATTTTCATGG GTAACGGAGAACGGGAAGCAAGAAAAGCATCTCGTCGCGACAGTCGGCAAGTTCAGCCTCATATGGAACTTCCAAAAGGTGAAGGACAGCAACCATCACTGCTACCGCGACCAGGAGGGCCTGAAGAGCTGCTACTGCTACAAGGTCGTCCTCAAGGAAGAGTCCATCGTCGACAGCCGGTTCATGCACGAGAACTTCGCAGGATCCGACTCCCCTGAAGCTCCCCTGGTTGTCGCCACCCCAATGAAAGTTAGCTCCTTCAGCATCGCAAGCAAGCGTTGA
- the LOC123128711 gene encoding cold-shock protein CS120-like, whose amino-acid sequence MEHQGHGTGEKKGIMENIKEKLPGGQGDHQQTAGTHGQHGHTGMTGTEMHDTTATGGTHGQQGLTGTTGTGTHGTGEKKGVMENIKEKLPGGHGDHQQTGGAYGQQGHTGTATHGTPAGGGTYGQHAHTGMTGTETHGTTATGGTHGQHGHAGTTGTGTHGTDGVGEKKSLMDKIKDKLPGQH is encoded by the exons ATGGAGCACCAGGGACACGGCACCGGCGAGAAGAAGGGCATCATGGAGAACATCAAGGAGAAGCTCCCCGGTGGCCAAGGTGACCACCAGCAGACCGCTGGCACCCACGGGCAGCATGGACACACTGGAATGACAGGCACGGAGATGCATGACACCACGGCCACCGGCGGCACCCATGGGCAGCAGGGGCTTACCGGAACGACTGGCACTGGGACACACGGCACCGG GGAGAAGAAGGGCGTCATGGAGAACATCAAGGAGAAGCTCCCCGGTGGCCACGGCGACCACCAGCAGACCGGTGGAGCCTACGGGCAGCAGGGACACACCGGCACGGCGACGCATGGCACTCCGGCTGGCGGCGGCACCTACGGGCAGCATGCACACACTGGAATGACCGGCACGGAGACGCACGGCACCACGGCCACCGGCGGCACCCATGGGCAGCACGGACACGCCGGAACGACTGGCACTGGGACACACGGCACCGACGGGGTGGGCGAGAAGAAGAGCCTCATGGACAAGATCAAGGACAAGCTGCCTGGACAGCACTGA